From a region of the Zingiber officinale cultivar Zhangliang chromosome 4B, Zo_v1.1, whole genome shotgun sequence genome:
- the LOC121974420 gene encoding uncharacterized protein LOC121974420 → MIAAKAKVHAVGRRYVTEVAPPQFVSIVKKSSVAKRVLDTIKEEERDAATAGTSLPAKSYSSGGAVGCRRATQFPGVAFTGPPSQ, encoded by the coding sequence ATGATCGCGGCCAAAGCCAAAGTGCACGCCGTCGGGCGCCGCTACGTCACCGAGGTGGCGCCGCCGCAGTTCGTGTCGATAGTGAAGAAGAGTAGCGTGGCGAAGAGGGTGCTTGATACcatcaaagaggaggagagggacgCCGCCACCGCCGGTACCTCACTGCCGGCGAAAAGCTATTCCTCTGGCGGCGCCGTTGGCTGCCGGCGAGCGACTCAATTTCCCGGCGTGGCCTTCACGGGTCCGCCGTCGCAATAA
- the LOC121974416 gene encoding protein ALTERED PHOSPHATE STARVATION RESPONSE 1-like, producing the protein MGCTYSRVEVDEVVWRCKERRRLMKRLLTCRAELAAAHMAYLQSLRNTGATLRQFTETETMVPNDTPPTDLTLPPSPPPPPPLPPSPPPPPPSYSPVAAKEAVEEKASVEDDSSDSEDDDQSCSTPPPTVPGSVWEFWDPFSPPASSSFSSPLPQKDSGTLIQAAAEEENWEETKSEFLEEEEETEEEEKLIPEEETYAVTLNAVNDNCTLKELADDNSSVVSWLTKDTDMGMVVWRSKKTLAGIIKEVDEYFLKAAAGGKDVAVVLESNRSCSHPWDTERRKGKNSKSAKVVNALSWSWSFRSSHSHRDAHGASNASSPGKHCTTLERLFAEEQKLYKQVKDGEIAKSQHKRTILLLHKLEAGDYDSVKTEKTRLDIEELQCRMICLKESINGTCLTISKLRDEELFPQLIEFTVGLVKMWRTMYECHQVQNHVSQQTNLLQNHLGSDPTTDSLRHAISQLESEVRSWYGTFCNLFCCQRAYLHILNQWVRLTEGLPESDQLMDSTTGIGGYCEELQRVLDRLPDKVAAEAIKCFLLVIRSIILQHSEEHNLRKQSDRLQSRLDRELSSLRSQEKHNDEHIIQQTVQGPQVNHQLASSTKYPKLDALKKRLEDEKARYLESVRKSRAMTLNNLQTSLPNVFQALVGFSSVCVQALEGITGSMEAIGFSENGSPLHP; encoded by the exons ATGGGGTGCACGTACTCGAGGGTGGAGGTGGACGAAGTGGTGTGGCGATGCAAGGAGCGGCGGAGGTTGATGAAGCGACTTCTCACCTGCCGGGCGGAGCTTGCCGCCGCTCACATGGCGTACCTCCAGTCCTTGAGGAACACCGGCGCGACTCTTCGGCAGTTTACCGAGACTGAGACGATGGTCCCTAATGATACTCCCCCTACCGACCTCACATTGCCCCCCTCACCTCCCCCGCCGCCGCCTCTGCCAccttcgccgccgccgccgccgccgagtTATAGTCCCGTCGCGGCGAAGGAGGCTGTGGAGGAGAAAGCTTCCGTCGAGGACGACTCGAGcgattcagaagacgacgaccAGAGCTGCTCGACGCCTCCGCCTACCGTCCCCGGCTCGGTCTGGGAGTTCTGGGATCCGTTCAGCCCGCCTGCTTCCTCGAGCTTCTCCTCCCCACTGCCTCAGAAGGACTCAGGAACTCTCATTCAGGCTGCCGCCGAAGAAGAGAACTGGGAGGAGACCAAGTCGGAGTtcctggaggaggaagaagagacggaggaagaagagaaactgATCCCCGAAGAGGAAACCTATGCTGTGACATTGAATGCGGTGAATGACAATTGCACATTGAAGGAGTTGGCCGACGACAATTCGTCAGTGGTGAGTTGGCTAACCAAAGACACAGACATGGGAATGGTCGTATGGAGGAGCAAGAAGACATTGGCCGGGATCATCAAAGAGGTGGATGAGTATTTCCTGAAAGCTGCTGCCGGAGGGAAGGATGTTGCAGTTGTTCTAGAATCAAATCGCAGCTGTTCTCATCCCTGGGATACAGAAAGGAGGAAAG GAAAGAATTCAAAGTCTGCCAAGGTTGTAAATGCATTGTCTTGGAGTTGGTCCTTCCGATCTTCTCATTCTCACCGAGATGCTCACGGTGCGAGTAATGCTTCTAGTCCCGGTAAGCATTGCACGACACTCGAAAGACTTTTTGCCGAGGAGCAGAAGCTCTATAAGCAAGTGAAG GATGGGGAGATTGCCAAGTCCCAGCATAAGAGGACAATCTTACTACTGCACAAACTCGAAGCTGGAGACTATGATTCTGTGAAAACTGAGAAAACTCGCTTAGACATTGAGGAGTTGCAATGCCGGATGATCTGTTTAAAGGAGTCAATAAACGGAACATGTTTAACCATATCAAAGCTTAGGGATGAAGAGCTCTTCCCTCAGTTAATTGAATTCACAGTCGG GCTGGTGAAGATGTGGAGAACAATGTATGAATGCCATCAAGTGCAAAACCATGTCTCTCAACAAACCAACCTTCTACAAAACCATCTCGGCAGCGATCCAACAACTGATTCACTTCGTCATGCTATATCTCAGCTCGAATCAGAGGTGAGATCGTGGTATGGTACCTTCTGCAATCTCTTCTGTTGTCAGCGCGCGTATCTGCACATTCTCAACCAGTGGGTTAGGCTTACTGAGGGCCTTCCTGAAAGTGATCAACTAATGGATTCAACTACCGGGATCGGTGGATATTGTGAAGAGCTGCAAAGAGTTCTCGATAGGCTACCTGACAAG GTAGCAGCCGAGGCAATTAAGTGCTTTCTATTAGTCATTCGCTCTATCATTCTTCAACACTCTGAAGAGCACAACTTGCGAAAGCAGTCTGACCGACTTCAGAGCAGATTGGATAGAGAATTAAGCTCTCTTCGCTCACAGGAGAAGCACAATGATGAACATATAATCCAACAGACGGTCCAAGGCCCTCAGGTGAATCACCAACTAGCATCGTCAACTAAGTACCCAAAACTCGATGCTTTGAAGAAGAGGTTGGAGGATGAAAAGGCACGGTACTTGGAATCCGTTCGGAAGAGCCGGGCCATGACACTGAACAATCTGCAGACCAGCCTCCCCAATGTGTTCCAGGCTCTGGTAGGGTTTTCGAGCGTGTGTGTGCAGGCTCTAGAGGGCATTACCGGCTCAATGGAAGCTATAGGATTTTCTGAGAATGGTTCACCTTTGCATCCATGA